One Nitrospina watsonii DNA segment encodes these proteins:
- a CDS encoding DUF2309 domain-containing protein produces MSSISVQSLSQEIRDQVRQIVLNACEPIAPFWPMRTMVAQNPLHGLEYLSFDEAVRKGKDLLGGNGYLANDEYRQFYRNGRITQKSFEHAFSRAGPGADGRVPVEIGSRTVAPEEVWQLHLLYGFEALPPPLLEWELSGGGATKEFRRDLPEESRKRIIERYLTECAPGEHPEETYLTNLWESVLAALELSESAAFSQQSEDSHPQTSASISLPPQRTLSDWVDSLTEGGGVEQINNQLIKWVSAFLDEGLAGWDMPGREEGFYQAWRNLAPQDFSARLLGIPDFAQKVHGLPATPEDAILSSLHQLEIPQEQWNGYLSRQLSSLPGWTRYIRWLGEHPAYHAQRKHPIDITQYLAVRLFYEVELIGIRCRREWGIDGTVSALTAYWNDRSEEYHQRIGHGEHSEDPAKLMQCRHAWRLFHLAQFLELSPGEVRALPLTDARILLQWLDHFPADQHGKVWIEAYEDSFREKLLSKIAAHRGTVPESKTRPHAQLAFCIDVRSESFRRHIEAQGPYETFGFAGFFGIPISHLAFDCDQRSSLCPVLLTPNHGVVETPRPGEDEALEKYSSESRWGLLGRHLFHDLKHHPVGSMMVIDALGFFFSLGLVGKTLFQKRFRAMTAAIQNGLTRRVPTRISISTPLDPQSPRIGEVSAEGVADGLAAGFSLSERATFIENGLRAMGLTKNFARLVCLCGHGSETDNNAYYGALDCGACGGRPGDANARVFAAMANEPEVRRILREKGLPIPDDTWFLPGKHNTTTDRVGFYDLEDFPDSHQEDLQALKKDLEAAGAKQALERCHRIPGAPAEISAEQAFAHVEERSCDWANPRPEWGLAGNAAFIIGRRTLTKGLDLGGRAFLHSYDPIADPQGAILEKIMTAPLIVGEWINTGYYFSAVDPWKHGSGSKVLHNVVGGVGMMRGSQSDLQMGFPLQTVNNGDAHFHEPMRLLAIIEQTPDVISAIIQKHEILQQLFHNQWLNLVALDLRKFEFHRYNPNATWEAVHVPESNIN; encoded by the coding sequence ATGAGTTCTATTTCGGTACAGTCCCTTTCCCAGGAAATTCGAGATCAGGTTCGGCAGATTGTATTGAATGCCTGCGAGCCGATCGCGCCGTTCTGGCCCATGCGGACGATGGTCGCGCAGAATCCCCTCCACGGATTGGAATACCTGTCGTTTGATGAGGCGGTGCGAAAAGGTAAAGACCTGCTGGGCGGCAACGGCTACCTCGCCAACGACGAGTACCGCCAGTTTTACCGCAACGGCCGCATCACCCAAAAAAGTTTTGAACACGCGTTCTCCCGCGCCGGGCCCGGCGCGGACGGGCGGGTTCCTGTCGAGATAGGAAGCCGGACGGTGGCTCCCGAAGAGGTCTGGCAACTGCACCTGCTTTATGGCTTCGAGGCACTGCCCCCTCCGCTTCTGGAATGGGAGTTGAGCGGGGGCGGTGCGACAAAAGAGTTTCGGCGAGACCTTCCCGAGGAATCCCGCAAACGAATCATTGAACGATACCTCACGGAATGCGCGCCCGGCGAGCATCCTGAAGAAACCTACCTGACAAATTTATGGGAGAGTGTGTTAGCCGCCCTGGAGCTATCCGAATCTGCTGCCTTCTCTCAACAATCTGAAGACTCGCACCCGCAAACATCCGCATCCATTTCCCTGCCGCCTCAACGCACCCTCAGCGATTGGGTCGATAGTTTGACCGAAGGCGGGGGGGTCGAACAAATCAATAATCAACTCATCAAGTGGGTGTCGGCGTTTCTCGATGAAGGGTTGGCCGGCTGGGACATGCCCGGCCGGGAGGAAGGTTTCTACCAGGCCTGGCGGAACCTGGCGCCCCAGGATTTTTCGGCGCGGCTTCTGGGGATCCCGGATTTCGCGCAAAAAGTTCATGGCCTTCCCGCCACTCCCGAGGACGCGATCCTTTCCAGCCTGCACCAACTCGAAATTCCCCAGGAGCAATGGAATGGTTACCTCTCCCGGCAACTGTCTTCGTTGCCGGGCTGGACGCGATACATAAGGTGGCTTGGGGAGCACCCGGCCTACCATGCGCAGCGCAAGCATCCGATCGACATCACACAATACCTGGCCGTGCGGTTGTTCTATGAGGTGGAGTTGATCGGCATTAGGTGCCGGCGGGAATGGGGGATTGATGGGACGGTTTCTGCCCTGACTGCATATTGGAATGATCGATCCGAAGAATACCACCAACGCATTGGGCATGGAGAACACTCCGAAGATCCAGCCAAGCTGATGCAATGCCGGCATGCCTGGCGATTGTTCCATTTGGCGCAGTTTCTTGAGTTGTCTCCAGGAGAAGTTCGCGCTCTCCCGCTTACTGATGCCCGGATATTGTTGCAATGGCTGGATCACTTCCCTGCGGATCAGCATGGAAAGGTATGGATTGAGGCCTACGAGGATTCCTTTCGAGAGAAGCTACTGAGCAAAATTGCAGCGCATCGCGGGACGGTACCGGAGTCGAAAACGCGCCCGCATGCGCAACTGGCCTTTTGTATCGACGTGCGTTCGGAATCATTTCGTCGCCATATTGAAGCCCAAGGCCCCTATGAGACGTTTGGGTTTGCGGGGTTTTTTGGCATTCCCATCAGCCATCTGGCCTTTGATTGTGATCAACGTTCCTCGTTATGCCCGGTGTTATTGACTCCCAACCATGGGGTGGTGGAGACACCTCGGCCGGGAGAAGACGAGGCGTTGGAAAAATATTCTTCGGAGTCTCGCTGGGGCTTGCTGGGTCGCCATCTTTTTCACGATTTGAAGCATCATCCTGTCGGGTCGATGATGGTGATTGATGCCTTGGGATTCTTTTTCAGCCTGGGGTTGGTGGGCAAGACTCTGTTCCAAAAACGATTTCGTGCCATGACCGCCGCGATCCAGAACGGGTTGACGCGCAGGGTGCCAACCCGCATATCGATTTCCACGCCATTGGATCCTCAAAGTCCGAGAATCGGGGAGGTGAGCGCGGAGGGGGTTGCTGACGGGCTTGCGGCGGGGTTTTCTCTTTCGGAACGGGCGACGTTTATCGAAAACGGTTTGCGTGCCATGGGACTCACCAAAAATTTCGCGCGGTTGGTGTGCTTGTGCGGCCATGGGAGTGAGACGGACAACAATGCTTATTATGGGGCGTTGGATTGCGGGGCTTGCGGGGGCAGGCCGGGCGATGCCAATGCGCGGGTTTTTGCCGCGATGGCGAATGAACCGGAAGTGCGTCGGATCCTCAGGGAAAAAGGATTGCCGATTCCCGATGACACTTGGTTTCTGCCGGGAAAACATAACACGACGACGGACCGGGTCGGGTTTTACGATCTGGAGGACTTTCCGGATTCACATCAAGAAGATTTGCAGGCGTTGAAAAAAGATCTGGAAGCAGCGGGGGCAAAGCAGGCGCTGGAGCGGTGCCATCGCATTCCCGGTGCTCCGGCTGAAATTTCTGCAGAGCAGGCGTTTGCTCATGTCGAGGAACGCAGTTGCGATTGGGCGAACCCGCGGCCGGAATGGGGATTGGCGGGCAATGCCGCGTTTATCATTGGAAGGCGAACACTGACCAAAGGATTGGATTTGGGTGGCCGGGCTTTTTTGCATTCTTACGATCCCATTGCCGACCCGCAAGGCGCCATCCTCGAAAAAATCATGACCGCCCCATTGATTGTCGGCGAGTGGATCAATACGGGTTACTACTTTTCTGCAGTGGATCCATGGAAGCATGGAAGCGGGAGCAAGGTGTTACACAATGTCGTTGGAGGCGTTGGGATGATGCGGGGAAGCCAGAGTGATTTGCAAATGGGCTTCCCCTTGCAAACCGTCAATAACGGGGACGCTCATTTTCATGAACCGATGCGCCTCCTGGCCATCATCGAACAGACGCCGGACGTGATCTCAGCCATCATTCAAAAACACGAGATCCTTCAACAGTTGTTTCATAACCAATGGCTTAATCTTGTGGCCCTGGATCTTCGCAAATTCGAGTTTCATCGGTACAACCCGAATGCGACGTGGGAAGCGGTTCATGTTCCTGAATCAAACATAAATTGA
- a CDS encoding Na+/H+ antiporter subunit E has product MKNPKDGHSKGDPVLDNILETQPRPVSPRFLFLKAMALFVFWVLLSASFEWRHLGLGLVLSFAVAWVNSGHSPFVPKFRLWLGIFLYLPWLFYKIVQSSLHLSKLILHPALPISPHLIFVETQLRHHGAVVLLGNSITLTPGTITVEVDRNKIVVHAIDKVSSEDVTSKEIESKIADIFKYEEPDL; this is encoded by the coding sequence ATGAAAAATCCAAAGGACGGACATTCTAAAGGCGATCCCGTACTGGATAATATTTTAGAAACGCAACCCAGGCCGGTATCACCCCGCTTCCTGTTTTTAAAAGCCATGGCGCTATTTGTATTTTGGGTTTTGTTGTCCGCCAGCTTTGAATGGAGGCATCTTGGTTTGGGGTTGGTTCTTTCCTTCGCCGTGGCCTGGGTCAACTCCGGCCACTCACCTTTCGTTCCGAAGTTTCGTTTGTGGCTCGGAATCTTCCTCTATCTTCCCTGGCTTTTTTACAAAATCGTTCAAAGCAGCCTTCATTTGTCCAAGCTTATTTTGCATCCTGCGCTTCCCATTTCTCCTCATTTGATTTTTGTGGAAACACAACTGCGTCACCACGGAGCCGTTGTTCTTCTCGGTAATTCCATTACGTTGACCCCTGGAACCATTACTGTAGAGGTTGACCGCAACAAGATTGTTGTTCATGCGATAGATAAAGTTTCAAGCGAAGATGTCACCAGTAAAGAGATCGAATCGAAGATTGCAGATATTTTTAAATACGAAGAGCCGGATTTATGA
- a CDS encoding monovalent cation/H+ antiporter complex subunit F — translation MKIFLFCVLVLLAVLIGAYLYRVLQGPTIFDRVLGLNGISTKAIILLIVIGIFLERVDMFIDISTGYALLNLVGALAVAKYLEQKEHS, via the coding sequence ATGAAGATATTTCTTTTCTGTGTTTTGGTGTTGTTGGCTGTTCTCATCGGCGCCTATCTGTACCGTGTCCTGCAGGGCCCCACAATTTTTGATCGGGTGCTGGGTCTCAATGGCATTTCCACCAAAGCAATTATTTTACTTATTGTCATTGGAATTTTTCTTGAGCGGGTCGATATGTTTATCGACATCTCGACGGGGTATGCCCTGCTGAACTTGGTGGGAGCGCTTGCCGTGGCCAAATATCTGGAACAAAAGGAACATTCCTAG
- the mnhG gene encoding monovalent cation/H(+) antiporter subunit G, producing MDILSIIFIVAGSFFLLVAAIGVIRLPDVFSRSHAVSLTDSLGAFLVLVGIAFHEGLDKNTLKILVVLALLYIQNPVIAHATVRAALRSGLKPWKKETS from the coding sequence ATGGATATCCTTTCCATTATTTTTATAGTAGCGGGATCGTTTTTTCTGCTTGTTGCTGCGATTGGCGTGATTCGATTGCCTGATGTGTTCAGCCGTTCTCATGCCGTGTCATTGACAGACTCCCTGGGAGCCTTTTTGGTTTTGGTTGGCATCGCCTTTCATGAAGGATTGGATAAAAATACGCTGAAAATTCTGGTGGTGTTGGCCTTGCTGTATATTCAGAATCCGGTCATTGCCCATGCCACGGTTCGCGCGGCTCTCCGGTCTGGCTTGAAACCCTGGAAAAAGGAGACCTCATGA
- a CDS encoding DUF4040 domain-containing protein, producing MILAYEILLLLLLLVTAAGAILVKDLMSAVLLLGSYSFFLALIWALLGAVDVAFVEAVVGAGLATVLFLLTLFGTAPKDTRLRRPPPSLTTFIVFPLLGVLLLYGANDLPKFRDPNSPASVHVSPTYLEQSYQDTHTPNVVTSVLMDYRSLDTMIETLVIFAAGIACALLLRRSAK from the coding sequence ATGATCCTTGCTTATGAAATTCTTTTGCTCCTTCTTCTGCTTGTTACGGCCGCAGGCGCCATCCTGGTTAAGGATTTGATGAGCGCCGTTCTGCTCCTGGGCTCTTATAGTTTTTTCCTGGCGTTGATTTGGGCTTTGCTCGGAGCCGTCGATGTCGCCTTCGTGGAAGCCGTCGTGGGAGCGGGATTGGCGACGGTTCTGTTCCTGTTAACTCTATTCGGAACGGCTCCCAAAGACACCCGGCTTCGGCGTCCGCCTCCTTCTCTGACGACGTTTATTGTGTTTCCGCTCCTGGGAGTTCTTTTGCTCTATGGCGCGAACGATCTTCCCAAATTCAGGGACCCGAATTCTCCGGCGAGCGTTCATGTTTCGCCGACCTATCTCGAACAGAGCTATCAGGATACTCACACCCCGAATGTTGTGACGTCGGTCCTCATGGATTACCGCTCGCTGGATACGATGATCGAAACCCTGGTGATTTTTGCGGCGGGCATTGCTTGCGCTTTACTGCTTAGGAGGTCTGCCAAATGA
- a CDS encoding MnhB domain-containing protein, with translation MIRPHDSIIVQTLGRFLIPVVQMFGLYVLFFGQYGPGGGFVGGVILSTGMILSVLIFGHDASRSQFAKKILHGDGIGMLIYAGLGGLCMIGGGEFLNYANLEIPGLETASRRSLGIVLAQVGVAVDVAVTAVSIVFSLSAEEIMEDSING, from the coding sequence ATGATACGCCCACACGACAGCATTATTGTGCAGACCCTGGGACGCTTTCTCATCCCGGTGGTTCAAATGTTTGGTTTGTATGTGTTGTTTTTCGGGCAATACGGACCCGGCGGCGGCTTTGTGGGTGGGGTGATCCTGAGCACGGGGATGATTCTATCGGTTTTGATCTTTGGTCACGATGCTTCCCGGAGTCAGTTTGCCAAAAAGATTTTGCATGGTGATGGGATCGGGATGCTGATTTACGCGGGTCTCGGCGGGTTGTGCATGATTGGAGGGGGGGAGTTTCTCAATTATGCGAACCTGGAAATCCCGGGTCTTGAAACGGCTTCCCGCAGATCTCTGGGAATCGTGCTCGCACAAGTCGGTGTGGCTGTGGATGTTGCGGTGACAGCCGTTTCCATTGTGTTCAGCCTGTCGGCGGAAGAGATCATGGAGGACTCGATAAATGGTTGA
- a CDS encoding cation:proton antiporter subunit C: MVDAFFAIFQRPNFLTFVIIFLWGFYIMVTRYNLIKKLIGMYLVQTSVIFFLVSLSTKKGATVPVLLSTTETVQAADYANPLPHVLTLTAIVVGVAIQGVGLALCAAIYRKYGSLDEEKILEKLE, from the coding sequence ATGGTTGATGCATTTTTCGCGATATTTCAACGCCCCAATTTTTTGACATTTGTCATCATTTTTCTATGGGGCTTTTACATCATGGTTACGCGATACAATCTGATCAAGAAACTCATCGGAATGTATCTGGTGCAAACCAGCGTGATTTTTTTCCTGGTGTCTCTCAGCACGAAGAAGGGCGCGACGGTTCCCGTGCTCTTGTCAACGACGGAAACGGTGCAGGCGGCCGATTACGCGAATCCGTTACCTCATGTCTTGACGCTGACTGCCATTGTGGTTGGCGTGGCGATCCAGGGTGTGGGGTTGGCCCTGTGCGCGGCGATCTATCGAAAATATGGAAGCCTGGACGAGGAAAAGATTCTGGAAAAACTGGAATGA
- a CDS encoding complex I subunit 5 family protein has translation MNHQLPAILFLLPLFAAVSMPVVCLKHRHWSHPISVAILAAMVPVSILNLYNVIQHGEVRYMFSGWTAPFGIEWVADGLASVVLVLLSILGLLGVVFTGPTSPKALGGRIVHYYTMILLLVSALTGIVFSRDLFNLFVFLEVASISSYALIGVAGGRALFAAFRYLILGTLGGSLFLLGVGYLYALTGTLNMTDMAARLPLLLSSKALVGGLLFMFIGLGIKMALVPFHSWMPEAYTYAPESVSPILASLVTKVALLAWIRIIYWVLNSSIVIFHIPILLLVAVIGSLAAVIGASLALAQRDIKMMFAYGGISHIGIILIGIGQGNQTGFVGGIFYLLNDAVMQAALFFLAGVAFCLHGIKTIDDLGRVGRQTPWLTGSLVVVAMGMIGLPPTGGFFGKWYIILGALEAGDYVSVAAVVLSTLLTLAYFVKLFESIFRQASTRSDVQPGEIPFTFKLSLGVTSAAVMILGLFSGPIVQLLLNRALPPHL, from the coding sequence ATGAACCACCAACTGCCCGCCATTCTATTTCTGTTGCCATTGTTTGCTGCCGTTTCCATGCCGGTGGTTTGCCTGAAGCACCGTCATTGGAGCCACCCGATTTCCGTAGCCATCCTCGCGGCCATGGTGCCGGTCTCTATTTTGAATCTTTATAACGTCATCCAACATGGAGAAGTGCGGTATATGTTCAGCGGGTGGACGGCGCCTTTCGGCATTGAGTGGGTGGCGGATGGACTGGCAAGTGTCGTCCTGGTTTTATTGAGTATCCTGGGTTTGCTGGGTGTGGTGTTTACCGGACCCACTTCCCCAAAGGCTCTGGGAGGCCGCATCGTTCATTATTACACGATGATTTTGTTATTGGTATCCGCCCTGACCGGTATTGTTTTCTCCAGGGATCTGTTCAATCTTTTCGTGTTTTTGGAAGTCGCATCGATCTCGAGTTATGCACTCATTGGTGTCGCGGGGGGCAGGGCGCTGTTTGCGGCCTTTCGCTATCTTATATTGGGAACCCTGGGCGGTTCCCTTTTTCTTTTAGGGGTGGGTTATCTTTATGCGTTGACGGGGACACTCAACATGACGGATATGGCCGCCCGGCTTCCCCTTCTACTCAGTTCTAAAGCGCTGGTGGGTGGACTGCTTTTTATGTTTATTGGCTTGGGGATCAAGATGGCCCTGGTCCCGTTTCATTCCTGGATGCCCGAGGCCTATACCTACGCACCTGAATCCGTTTCCCCGATCCTTGCCTCACTCGTCACCAAAGTAGCACTGCTGGCGTGGATTCGAATCATCTATTGGGTCTTGAATTCGTCCATCGTGATTTTTCATATTCCGATTTTGCTGCTGGTGGCGGTTATTGGATCATTGGCGGCGGTCATAGGCGCAAGCCTGGCTTTGGCTCAGCGGGATATTAAAATGATGTTCGCTTATGGGGGGATTTCGCACATTGGCATCATTCTCATTGGAATCGGTCAAGGCAATCAGACTGGGTTTGTCGGAGGAATTTTTTATTTATTGAACGATGCCGTCATGCAAGCCGCCTTGTTTTTTTTAGCAGGCGTGGCGTTTTGCCTTCATGGGATCAAGACGATTGATGACCTGGGACGGGTTGGAAGACAAACCCCCTGGCTTACCGGGTCTTTGGTTGTTGTGGCCATGGGCATGATTGGTTTGCCTCCGACGGGTGGATTTTTTGGTAAATGGTACATCATCCTTGGAGCGTTGGAAGCGGGCGACTATGTTTCGGTTGCTGCGGTGGTGCTCTCCACGCTCCTGACCCTTGCTTACTTCGTTAAACTGTTTGAAAGTATTTTCCGCCAGGCATCGACCCGATCGGACGTTCAGCCGGGTGAAATCCCCTTCACCTTTAAACTGTCTCTGGGAGTCACGTCCGCAGCCGTCATGATTCTTGGTTTATTCAGTGGTCCCATTGTTCAGCTTTTATTGAACCGGGCTCTGCCGCCGCATCTTTAA
- a CDS encoding NADH-quinone oxidoreductase subunit 5 family protein translates to MAFFALIPLFPLLASLILLLGGRRWGENGHRIGIPAIVLSFALSVAALIEVLRNGPFTVSLYRLFQSGSLTIDLTLFVDQLTVLLLLLVTGVSAIVHVYSSRYMIGESRYNRFFAVIALFTFSMILLVMSGNLLMTLVSWEVMGICSYLLISHAAERPAACRAATKAFLVNAVADVGFSFGIILTFFTFGTLDIPTILAQAEGMQDHTINVLGWMGLDLPTHSMTLISFFLFMGAMGKSAQMPFHVWLPFAMEAPTPVSALIHAATMVNAGPFLLVRLSPLIVLSPFAMTFIAIIGAATAVFAGMVSLTQSDIKKILAYSTISQIGFMVMACGLGAFAVAIFHLLAHGCYKAFFFLSTGNALRAVERDLEHDVHQHRVSEGMGVLYGGALLLALLPPFVLFSGSYEYLWGVTGIASATIGFKIIALVTVFVASQYIFKSVTAIFVNGPKTYGPASRQPGSDAQSVRPQLLNGPILTGLFLAVMCAGWLLTMIWSGFANFLAPALPHPGDTLSEAAVQHGFPFWLVMSLGVAVAGWLHAYSTQMRPQHQVSRSNVRSNRWYVLFWNKGYFDEIYDAWLVNPTLRCANWLWLNIDIRVIDHFIHSIATSSVHFSRLLWRIVDVRIIDHVVHSTAAHSVSLAGWLWRIVDIRWLGQKLDRAAGQANTAGELLQEIEARTIQRQLLIMIFWLGAMTGLLYIMV, encoded by the coding sequence ATGGCCTTTTTCGCCCTCATTCCTTTGTTTCCTCTCCTGGCTTCTCTCATTCTTCTGCTTGGAGGACGGCGCTGGGGCGAAAACGGTCACCGGATCGGGATTCCTGCCATCGTTCTTTCCTTTGCTCTATCGGTTGCCGCTCTCATAGAAGTGTTGCGGAACGGTCCTTTTACCGTTTCTCTTTACCGCCTCTTTCAATCCGGTTCCCTGACCATTGACTTGACTCTGTTCGTTGACCAATTGACGGTTCTGCTTTTGCTTCTGGTCACAGGAGTGAGTGCGATCGTGCATGTGTATTCTTCCCGCTATATGATAGGAGAGTCCCGATACAATCGGTTTTTCGCCGTCATTGCGTTGTTTACTTTTTCCATGATTTTGTTGGTCATGAGCGGCAACCTTTTGATGACGCTGGTTAGCTGGGAAGTCATGGGGATCTGTTCCTATTTGCTGATTTCCCACGCGGCGGAACGCCCTGCTGCTTGCCGGGCTGCCACCAAAGCATTTCTCGTTAACGCCGTCGCGGATGTCGGATTCAGCTTTGGCATCATTCTTACCTTTTTCACCTTTGGCACACTCGACATCCCGACCATTCTTGCTCAGGCGGAAGGCATGCAGGACCATACCATCAATGTCCTCGGGTGGATGGGCCTGGATCTTCCCACCCATTCCATGACACTCATTTCCTTCTTCCTCTTTATGGGGGCGATGGGAAAATCGGCGCAAATGCCGTTTCACGTGTGGTTGCCCTTTGCGATGGAAGCACCGACTCCGGTCTCGGCGCTGATTCATGCGGCCACCATGGTGAATGCCGGTCCCTTTTTGCTGGTGCGGTTGAGCCCGTTGATTGTCCTTTCTCCATTCGCCATGACGTTCATCGCCATTATTGGGGCCGCGACCGCGGTATTTGCCGGAATGGTTTCCTTGACGCAGTCGGACATCAAAAAGATTCTGGCTTATTCCACCATCAGTCAAATCGGATTCATGGTGATGGCCTGTGGTTTGGGCGCGTTTGCGGTTGCGATTTTCCACCTCCTTGCCCATGGGTGCTACAAGGCGTTCTTTTTTCTATCTACCGGCAATGCGTTGCGAGCCGTGGAACGGGACCTTGAGCATGACGTCCATCAACACCGTGTCTCTGAGGGCATGGGGGTCTTATATGGTGGGGCCTTGTTGTTGGCGTTGCTTCCGCCGTTCGTGCTGTTTTCCGGATCGTATGAATATTTGTGGGGTGTCACAGGGATTGCTTCGGCCACGATCGGATTCAAAATCATTGCCCTGGTCACGGTGTTTGTGGCGTCCCAGTATATTTTTAAAAGTGTCACTGCGATTTTTGTCAATGGACCCAAGACGTACGGACCCGCTTCAAGGCAGCCTGGTTCGGATGCGCAATCCGTTCGGCCACAGCTTTTAAACGGCCCCATTTTAACGGGGCTTTTTCTGGCTGTGATGTGTGCCGGTTGGCTGTTGACCATGATCTGGAGCGGGTTTGCCAACTTCCTCGCCCCGGCTTTGCCCCATCCGGGAGACACGTTGAGCGAAGCGGCCGTGCAACACGGGTTTCCTTTTTGGCTTGTCATGTCTCTTGGCGTGGCCGTGGCGGGGTGGCTCCATGCATACTCAACACAGATGCGCCCGCAACATCAAGTCTCCAGATCAAATGTAAGAAGCAATCGATGGTATGTCCTGTTTTGGAATAAAGGGTATTTTGATGAAATCTACGATGCCTGGCTGGTAAACCCAACCCTGCGGTGCGCAAACTGGTTGTGGTTGAATATTGACATACGGGTTATCGATCATTTCATCCATTCTATCGCGACGTCTTCCGTGCATTTTTCCAGGTTGTTGTGGCGCATTGTTGATGTGAGAATCATCGACCATGTTGTTCATTCTACCGCGGCTCATTCGGTGTCTTTGGCCGGGTGGTTATGGCGCATTGTTGATATCCGTTGGTTGGGACAAAAACTGGACCGGGCAGCAGGACAAGCCAATACCGCAGGAGAATTACTGCAAGAGATTGAAGCCCGTACCATCCAACGCCAATTATTGATAATGATATTCTGGTTGGGGGCCATGACGGGCCTGCTGTATATCATGGTTTGA
- a CDS encoding complex I subunit 4 family protein, producing MALLMDHLISCMVAVPFLGIVALAFVRDEEWIRRIAFGFTMVEFFLSLILWKGFDLTQKNMQFVERMEWMPTFNIQYAVGVDGISILLVILTAFLTPLCVLCSWTGITTRVRAYLSLILLVEGAMIVVFTALDLFLFFMLWELTMIPMYFMIILWGGPNRIAAGLKFVLYSLTGSLMLLVGILGVYLNGGHTYDLLVLTEQTYSSSTQFWLFLAFFLAFAIKMPMVPFHTWLPDAHSEAPTAGSVILAGVLLKMGGYGFLRFCLPMFPEASADFAPYILWLSVTAIIYGGYMALAQSDLKKLVAYSSVSHMGFVTLGIFVFNNQGIQGAVLQMFNHGLTTAALFIAVGQLYDRTHSRAISDYGGLHKTMPRFVALFFLFSVAAFGLPGTCNFIGEFLVLVGTSKVSFAMVLISIGGILLAASYMLWMLQRVALGEASTKAAEALRDLSIRELATLIPLAILVLGIGLYPGPLMEMMDASVLHLIQQATGP from the coding sequence ATGGCTCTATTGATGGATCATCTGATAAGTTGCATGGTTGCCGTTCCGTTTTTAGGAATCGTCGCCCTGGCCTTTGTGCGTGATGAGGAATGGATTCGACGCATTGCCTTTGGCTTCACGATGGTGGAATTTTTCCTTTCGCTGATACTGTGGAAGGGCTTTGATCTCACCCAGAAAAACATGCAGTTCGTGGAACGTATGGAATGGATGCCCACGTTCAACATTCAGTATGCGGTGGGTGTGGATGGCATCAGTATTCTTTTGGTGATACTCACCGCCTTTCTCACCCCACTCTGTGTCCTGTGTTCGTGGACGGGCATCACGACACGGGTGCGCGCCTATCTTTCGCTGATCCTGCTGGTGGAAGGCGCCATGATTGTGGTCTTCACCGCCCTCGATCTTTTCCTGTTTTTCATGTTGTGGGAACTCACAATGATTCCCATGTATTTCATGATCATTCTCTGGGGAGGGCCGAATCGCATCGCCGCCGGGCTTAAATTTGTTTTGTACAGCCTGACGGGAAGCTTGATGCTGCTGGTGGGAATACTGGGTGTTTATCTCAATGGGGGACATACCTACGATCTACTGGTGTTGACGGAACAAACGTATTCTTCCAGCACGCAATTCTGGTTGTTCCTGGCGTTCTTTCTGGCTTTTGCCATAAAAATGCCGATGGTTCCCTTTCATACGTGGCTTCCCGACGCGCACTCCGAAGCCCCGACGGCGGGCAGTGTCATTCTCGCCGGGGTGCTGTTGAAAATGGGGGGGTATGGATTTTTGCGGTTTTGTCTGCCGATGTTCCCAGAGGCTTCGGCGGATTTCGCCCCCTATATTTTGTGGTTGTCGGTCACAGCCATTATTTATGGCGGATACATGGCCCTGGCGCAGTCCGATCTAAAAAAACTCGTCGCCTATTCTTCCGTTTCCCACATGGGTTTTGTGACGCTCGGAATTTTTGTGTTCAACAACCAGGGCATCCAGGGGGCCGTCCTGCAAATGTTCAATCACGGCCTCACCACCGCGGCCTTGTTCATTGCCGTGGGACAATTGTACGACCGCACTCACAGCCGGGCGATTTCCGATTATGGCGGCCTGCATAAAACCATGCCCCGATTTGTTGCTCTGTTCTTTTTATTTTCCGTCGCCGCCTTTGGGTTGCCCGGCACCTGCAACTTCATTGGGGAATTTCTGGTCCTGGTGGGAACGTCCAAGGTCAGCTTTGCCATGGTGCTCATCTCTATCGGCGGTATTCTTTTGGCCGCCTCATACATGTTGTGGATGCTGCAAAGAGTGGCCCTCGGAGAGGCCTCGACGAAGGCTGCCGAAGCGCTCCGGGATCTATCGATCCGGGAGTTGGCGACACTGATTCCCTTGGCCATCCTGGTATTGGGCATTGGCTTGTACCCCGGCCCCTTGATGGAGATGATGGATGCGAGCGTGCTGCACCTCATCCAACAAGCCACAGGGCCGTAA